In Spirosoma pollinicola, the genomic window TGATTCACTCTACAAATCGCCCGGCTTTCTATTTACGCAACACGTCGATACCGGCCAGCGTGGACTAACAACGGTGTTGTTAACGGCTAATCTTAAAAAGGGCGGGAATCTCCTTAAACTGACAGTTCCGGATTCGACGAATAAACCAATGCCTTACTACCAGATTCCATTCTGGTATGTGCCCGAAAATTGAGTATCAATCAGGACATTTTTTGCAGCGTTTACCTTTCTTGTATTTTTTACAACACTTTTTCAGAACACACTCGTGACCCATGAATGGGTTAGTCTGGATAAGTGTTTTTGCGTCATTGGACGACACAGAACATTCGGAAGCGTTAAGGTCAAGCGTCATTCACAATCGTTGTTTATGAAGGCAAAGGTACGCTTGTTTAGATTTATTACAAATTAAAATAAGGCAATAGTCTATTTTTTCAAACACAGAGTTGCACAGAGAAAACGGAGACACACCGAGCAAAATAACTGCCTGGTATATCTCCGTTTTCTCTGTGTCTAAGAAAGTAGATTATTGATGGATTTCGCCGGTTAGATACAACTGCACCTGCCCTGAAATATCGACCCGGCTGGGGCCTTCGCCGTTATCATTAAGTTTACAACGCAGGTAACCACCCCGTTTTGATAGCTGGCGGGCCGTAAGTTCGGTTTTGCCCAGTTTTTCGGCCCAATAGGGCACCAGCGTTGTATGGGCTGAACCCGTAACGGGGTCTTCGTCGATACCGGACTGCGGCCCGAAAAACCGCGATACAAAATCCACTGCTTCTCCTTCGGCATCACCGGCACGACCCGGAGCCGTAACAATTACGCCCCGCGCTGGCACACTACTCATCTCCCGAAAATCGGGAGTCAATGCCTCAATTTGGGCCTGTGTTTCATAAACAAGCATGTAGTCAGTCTTTCCTTTGAAGATAGCAACCGGCTTTTCACCCATGCTGGTTACCAGAGCGGGCGGTTGAACATTCGCTTTATGCACCACATCAGCAGGGAAATCGAGTGTAAGCCAACCGTTATCGCCCCGGCAAACCTTTAATAAACCGCTTCGGGAGTTAAAATAGATTTGGTCGCTGTCGGGCGAGGTATTTTCCAGAAAAAACACCACATAACCCGAAGCTAAGGTGGCATGACCGCATAGATCAACCTCTACAGTAGGCGTAAACCAGCGAATGTGATAGGTGGCGTCTTCGTTTGTTTTGACGTAAAAGGCCGTTTCGGCTAGGTTGTTTTCGGCGGCTATCCGCTGCATCTGATCATCGGGCAGCCACTCGGACAGTGGCACCACAGCCGCCGGATTACCCGCAAACAGCTTGTCGGTAAAGGCATCAAGTTGATAAATTCTCATAGATTTTTCAGCCTGCAAAAAGGCAAGGTTTAGGATATTAGGACTGTTATTATTTGGCCTGCAAGGTGTCAAAGATTTCCACAGAGAAGGCCGTTAGTGAAGGAATTACATGATCGGCGATGGCGAATTTAGGGTCGCCATACTCAAATTCAGCAGGTACGGCCACCGTGAGCATACCGGCAGCATATGCCGACTTCAGGCCGTTACCCGAATCTTCAAAGGTTATGCAGTTAGCTGGCAAAACGCCCAGTTTACGGGCCGTGCCCAGATAAACATCTGGAGCGGGCTTGTTACGGGCTTCGAGCGTGGCCGAGTGCCAGAGGGTTAGCATATCCCGAATACCCAGGCGGTCAACGACTACCTCGATCAGGCTCATGGGCGAAGCCGAGGCAATTGCCGTTGGAATTCCTCGGCTGGCAAAAAACTGAAGCGTTTCGAGAGCGCCCGGCATAGGCTCGGCCAGGGTAGCGATTCGTTCATGAACCCCGTCTGTAATAGCATCGGCAAGGTCCTGCTGGGTTTTACCCGCTGCGGCTTCCTCCGTCCAGGGCGCACGTTCAAACCAATAGCGTATTACCTCCGGAATAGGCAGTCCGGTTGTTTGCTTACATTCATCGTCGGTTAGGTGCAGGCCAACAGTGGCAAACACAACCCGTTCCATAGCACGCCAGTGGGGTTCAGAGTCCACCAGTAGCCCATCCATATCAAAAATTGCTGCGTTTATCAAAATTCGTACTATATAAGTTTTATACGTGGTAATCAACGAGCGTGCTCTGTTTGTTTGGATTTGGGCACGTCATCGACTTCAAGCGTATCATCATCGACAATGGTTGTATCAACCGGAACAGCAGCTGCTCTTGTTTTTTCTTTCTGCCCACAGGCCGACATCGACCCTAAGAATATCAGCAGGCAAACACCGGTGAGGTGAATTAAACGAATAGGGGGAGTACTCATTTTTATGAGCGAACGAGTTGATGGTTTGTTATACATCGGCCTGACGAAACGGCTTCACATCCACCTTATCCCACACGCCCTCAATGATATAGGGGTCTGTTTTCAGGTAGTCCTGAAGCTGGCTCTCTGTGTCAAACTCAAGTAGAATCATCGACCCAATCATGGTTCCCTCAGGGCTGAGAAGGGCGCCACCTAACAAAAACTGACCGGTTTCTTTTAGCTGACGCATATAATCGAAATGATGGGGCCGGACAGTCATACGCCGGGCGAGCGCATCTGCACCGGTATGATCGTAAGCGTGTATAACGTACTTCATCGACTGAATTAAGGTTTCTTTAAGCAAGATACCACCTTTCAGTTGTCGGTCAATATTACCTAACTGGATTTTTGGTAAAGTAATCGAGCGTCAGTTCATAGAAGGTTCGGGCTCCATTTAATAAGTGCTCAGCCTGTTCTTCTCAAAGGTCGGCCTCCATATCATAATCAGCAGATTGACGGGCTGCAAAATTTCGTTCCAGAATCTGACCTGCTTCCCGAGTGAAGCGGCCTGTTTTCACAAATAGTTCATGAAATTTAACCCGTGCCCCTTCGTGTTTTTTTGTGGTGATTCCCTCTGTAAGCAGTAATGCAGAAGCACAATAGAAAATAGCATAATACGACCTGTTAGCGAGTGCTAAAATACGTCCACCTTGATGCAGAAAATTAACATCATCCAGCGCGTCGGTGGCATGGTCTAAAAAACGTTTAATCTGTTCCTCCATGTAGATATACTCTGTCTATCAACAACTTATTTTATCTTTCAGGAAAGCCCCGTTATGAAGTTGTTTAAACTTTTATTTCTCAGGTAGAATTAGGTGTTTTTTGTCATCCCGACGATAGGAGGGATCTTCGCTAGCAACAAAAAAGCCTACTACCGAAGATCCCTCCTATCGTCGGGATGACAAAAAACACCCATTGCAAGCTTGATTGTAAAAGTTTAAACAGCTTCTATATATACAGTCCTTCGCGACGGGCATTTTGATAAACTGGCCCAAATGATTTTCGATACCGTCTCGCAGAAATGGGCAACACAGATATTGCTTTACCATATCGGAGTATATAATCCAACGTAAAATCACTTAACCGAAAAATCTCCGCATACGTATCCACCTGCTCATCGGCCAGCAGAATCATCAGATCAATATCTGACTCTTCGTTGCAATCGCCACGGGCGTAGGAACCATACAAAACCACGTCGCACAGGCGATCTCCGTAAAGCGCTTGCACAGCCGCTTTAAACTCCCTAACAATAGGCTCGATAGCCGGATTGATGCGCGTTTTCATGTCGAAAAGTAAGTGTTTCGCTGTTTTCTTCCTAATTTCCGGTTTTACCAGAATCACTCACTTCATTCATCAATGAATCGTTTCCTCTTCGGGTTACTTGCACTCTCCAGCGCATCAATTTTTGCGCAATCTCCTCAAAAAAGTCCGACTCCGCTCACCGTCGAAACCATCATGCAGGACCCGAAACTATGGGTCGGCACGTCGCCATCAAACCCGTTTTGGTCCGATGATTCCCGAACGCTTTATTTTAACTGGAACCCCGATAAGGCCAAGGGAGATTCGCTTTATAAAGTAACACTCAACAAGACAACGGGCCGTTCCAGCCGCGCCAGTGTGTTGACAGCCTCGCAGCCCCAAAAAGTTAGCCCAGCCGAGCGTCGTTTGTTGGCAACGCCCCCCGTGTCGGCCTACAACCGCGCGTATACTCAACGCCTTTTCGACCGGCAGGGCGATCTATTTTTGATCGACTTAAAGTCGGGCAGTACTCGGCAATTAACCAACACGGTCGAAACCGAATCAGACCCCGTTTTTTCGGGCGACCAGCAACAAGCTGTCTTCCGACGCGGATCCAACCTGTACAGTATCGACCTTAAAAGCGGCCTGATTGCTCAACTGACCGATTTTCAGACAGGAGCGAAAAAAGCCGAACCTAAACTGACCGACGAAGAGAAATTCCTGAAAAAGGATCAACTCCGCTTATCGTCGGTGTTGACGGAACGGAAGGAAAAGAAAGATGAAGCCGACCGGATTAGTAAGGCTGATCGTCCCAAACGGCCAAAGGAAATTTACCTCGACGATAGAACGGTTGTCAATCCGCAACTCAGCCCCGATGGTCATTTCGTTACCTATCGACTGACCAAACGGGCAACCAACGCTAAAACGACACAGGTGCCTAATTACATAACCGAATCGGGTTATACAGAGGACATTTCGAGCCGGACTAAAGTGGGGGCTCCTGTGGCCAGTCAGGAATTTTTCGTTTACGATATGGCCAAAGACACCGTTCGGGCCGTTTCGGTGAAGGATATTCCGGGTATAACAGATAAACCGGCTTATCTGCAACCAGCCCGAAACGCAAAACCCGATACAGCAAAAAAAATGCGTCCGGTTACGATCGGCGGGCCGGTATGGTCGGATGATGGCAAGCTGTGTGTGGTTGTTATAAAGTCGCTCGACAACAAAGACCGCTGGATTATGCGGTTCCAGCCCGAAACGCTGAAACTCTCCCTTCTCGACCGTCAACATGACGACGCCTGGATTGGCGGGCCGGGTGTAAGCTCATTCAATTCAACAGGCAACATGAACTTCCTGGCCGACAACCAAACGCTCTGGTTTCAGTCTGAGGCCGACGGTTATTCGCACATCTATACCGTCAATGTACTTACCGGCGAAAAAAAGCAATTGACATCGGGCAAGTTTGAGGTGCAGCAGGTCGTGTTATCGAAAGACAAAACCACCTTCTTCCTGCAAACCAACGAAGTTCACCCCGGCGAGCAGCATTTTTACCGTATGCCGGTGACTGGCGGGCAACGGAAGCGCCTGACAACGTTGACCGGCGCCAACGACGTAACACTCTCCCCCGACGAAACCCGGATGGCCATTCGGTATTCGTCCAGCACGCAGCCGTGGGAACTGTATGTATTGGATGTCAGCCAACAGTCGGTCGGTAGCGGCAGAAAACAGGCTCCTCAGGCAGGAACACCCCAAACAGCTGGCACAGCGACGAAACTCACCAACTCCCTGACAGACGCGTTTAAAGCCTACGCCTGGCGGGAGCCCACCATCGTGACGATTCCGGCCCGCGATGGGCAACCGATTTACGCCCGGTTATATAAGCCGGCAAACGCCGAGTCTGGCCGTGGCAAGGCCGTTGTGTTTGTACACGGAGCCGGTTATTTGCAGAATGCGCATAAATGGTGGAGTCAGTATTCGCGCGAGTACATGTTCCATAACTTACTTGTTGAAAAGGGGTATACCGTTCTTGACATCGATTACCGGGGCAGTGCGGGCTATGGCCGCGACTGGCGTACGGGGATTTACCGGCATATGGGCGGCAAGGACTTGGAGGATCATGTCGACGCGGCCAAATGGCTGGTGCAAACGCAGGGCGTCGATGCCAAACGTATTGGCCTTTACGGTGGCTCCTATGGCGGATTTATTACCCTAATGGCGATGTTCACTACGCCCGATGTATTCAAAGCAGGTGCAGCCCTGCGGCCCGTAACGGACTGGGCAGCGTATAATCACCCTTATACGGCCAACATCCTGAACGAACCCCAAACCGACTCACTCGCCTATCAGCGTTCGTCGCCCATTAACTTCGCCGAGGGCCTGACCGGTTACCTGCTCATCTGCCACGGCATGGTCGACACGAACGTGCATTTTCAGGATGCCGTTCGGCTGGCGCAACGACTTATCGAGCTTAAAAAAGAAAATTGGGAGCTAGCTCCCTACCCCGTCGAAGATCACGGTTTTGTGGAACCAACGAGCTGGATGGACGAATACAAACGGATTCTGAAACTGTTTGAAGAGCGACTTTAACCCTGTAATATGAGCCCGATTCTATGGTAGAATCGGGCTTACGCTATTCGACCAACACCCTAACCGTCGACTGGCGCGAGCTGGCATTCACTTTCAGGAGATAATTACCTGCCGCAAGGCCCGTTAGCGGCCATTCAGCTTGTTTTTTGCCTGTGAAGGCGGGGAGTTGGCCAGCCATTACGGCCCGTCCTGATGCATCAAATAACTCAACCGTTACTGCCGACCGTTCGGCTTGCTCGATTTCCAGCCTCAGCCGATCAATGACCGGGTTCGGCACTACCCGAACAGCCAGCAATGCCGTTGGTTCCGCCAAGGCAGTGAGCACAAAGTTAATGGCGTCTGATGGTGGTGATGAGCAGCCATTGGCCGTTACAATCACATAATACTGACCACTCTCAAAAGGCACAATGGTCTGGCCGGTTGCATTGGGAACGGGCTTGCCCGAATCGCTACCCGTACGAATATACCATTGAATACCCAGCGCTGGATCAACCAGCAAAATACTACTTCCCGTTTGCGTGACTGTGGGCTTTGAGGGTATAGGATAGGTTGATTTCAGGGGAATAAACAGCGCATTTGCCGTACACCGATTGCTATCGACAACACTAACGGTGTAAGTACCTTCGGAAAGACCGGTTTGAGAAGCGACCAACGCGCTGAGCGTATCCCGGCGCTCGGTTGCCCAGTAGACTGTAAATGGCTTGGTGCCTCCCGCAATCTGAACGGTTGCTTCGCCATCACGGCCACCCTGACAGGTAACATTTTTACTAGTGCCCACTGAGAGGGAAATGGCATTCCCATTCGTCACAATGGCAGATAAAGATTCTGTACAACCTGCTTCATCCGCCACCCGAAAGCGATAGGTATTGGGACTTAAGCCGTTAATCTGACTGTTGGTCTGGTAAGGCTGGCCAATAACCTGATACTGACGAACGGTGCCTACACCGCCGGTAGTCGTAAATTTCACAGCACCTGTGGGGCAAACACAACAGGTGGCGGCAATGGAAGTTGCTTGCACTTTCAACGGAGGGGCCTTATCCACCGTTACCGACACGAGGCCCGTACACCCATTGGCATCTGTTCCAACAACAGTATAATCGCCCTCAGACAGTCCCGTAAAAACCGCACTGCTTTGTAGTGTTTGGCCCGTTGTAAGCTGATACTGCACAGCCCCTGTACCACCAGCGGGGGTAACAGTGATGGCACCACTGGCAGCGCCAGAGCAACTAACCGGTCTCGAAACAGCCGATAACGTAAGGGGCGTTGGTTGCTCGACCGTTACCGTTTGTTTACCGAGGCAGCCGTACCCATCCTGTACCGTCACTTCGTAGGTAGTGGCAGCCAGCCCCGTAAACTGAGTACCTGCCTGAAAAGCCCCTGTACCAATCTGGTATTGGTAGGCTCCGGCCCCACCCGTAACGGATACCGTGACACTACCATCAGCTGAGCCAACGCAACGGGTTGGCTTCATGGACAGTTTAATATCGAACGGAGTGGCAGCCCCGATAGGTACCTGTTTGTAGAGTATACAAGTATTTTTGTCGGTTACGGCCAGCGTATAGGTTGTGTTCTCTTTTAGATTGATAAATGTACCATTCACCTGAGGTAAGCCCGATTCGAGGATATACCGGTAGTCGCCTACCCCACCTGAGGCTACGGCAAACAGGGCTCCGTCTGATCCACCTATGCACTTAGGTGTTATTGGGGTAACACTCACGCTCAGCGCGGGAGGTTGTTTAACGTCAATCGTTGACTGAACTGTACAGCCGAGTGCATCTTTAACGCCAACGGTATATGTTCCTGCGGTTAAATTCCCAAAGGCAGAATTAGTTGTCTGAAACGGTTGCCCATTAAATTGATACTGTAACGCACCTGTACCTCCCAAGGCATTAATAATTACCTGACCATCTTTCCCGCCATTACACGATGTCGACAAAGACGTTGGCGTGAGCACAATGGGTTTGTATACCTGAACGGTTCCCGCAGCGGTTGTTGTGGCGGCAGATGGGCCCGTTACCTCACAAATAGCGGTGTAGGTCGTAGACTGTACCGGACTTACGATAATGGTCGCACCTGTCTGTGTTGTCGACCAGCGAACAGCCCCATTGGCCGGACAGCCAGCAGCAGTAAGCGTTGTACTGGCACCCGCACAAACCGTTGCTGAGCTCACCGAAACCGTTAGTACTGCCGGGGCCTGATCGGGTGTTTTCTCTATCGCCCATGCCGCAGTTGGTAAGCCAGCAAACATGAATAAACAGAGCAGACTTAGTTGGCTGAAACGCAGGAAAAGACAATGATAAGCTGGTAAATGATTATCCATAATGATGAGTTTGGGCCACCACAAAGGTAGTTTATCAGACATAAATCTTGTACAGAGAGCGGGCGGTATACCAGCAAGGCCACTCAGATAGTGTCTGAGTGGCCTTGCTGAGCGTAATTTTTCAATCAATATTTTCCTGATGACTTGTACCAGCTAGTAAAACAACCCCCAATCATCCGGAGCGTCGTTATCTTTATCAAACCCGTTCACCCATTCGACAAACAGCAGTCGAAATTGCTCGATTTCTTCCCTCAATACGTTCAGGTAGGCCGTTTGAGCCAATTTTTCGGCCTTGCAATAAGAGGTTTGAGCCAGGAGTTCGCGCGCATGCATTTTTATAATGACGGCATTTTCCATGCGCAGGGTATAAAGATCACCCCCTTCTGCACCAACAATTTTAGGCGCCAGCATCATGGCATTAGCCAGCATTTGTTCATGCATCATCAACACATCTTCTTCCTTGTTAATGGTCTCGACAATAGCCTGTGTCAACTCCATTAATTCATTAGCCTTTCGCAGAATAGGCAGATTCTTAATACGCCGATTTTCGGCCTCCATCTCGGCACGGGCTTCTTCGGGATCATAGTCCTCATCGAAACCATCCCAGTCCATGAAGCTATCGTCGTCGTCTTCGTCGTCAAAGTTCATTGCAAAAAGGGCAGAGGGAACAAACACCATCTGAATGCCAAAGTAACACAATCGATAACCAAAAACAAACCCTTCCCCCCCAAAAAGCTATCCATGAAACCCTGAAGTAACTACCAAACCAACTTGTTAATTTGCACGTAACAGAAAACGTTCGACTCTAATTTGAACAGGCCTTTTTACAGGTCAGAAAATAGCCGAACAATAGCTAACATTCTGCATGTCAAGAACTTCATATAATAACAAAAGACAAAACCCGCTGTTTTTCAAGTTTACCAACAAACATAAATTGGGATATTTAGCCTTGCAATTTCGAGAAAACAGAAAGCTAAATCGAACAAAAACGGGGGTAACCTGTATATTTGTTGGGTTTACCACCTGAATTTTCCCACTGTATAGAATGACGTATTGTTTAGGAATTAAAGTTGCGTCGGGCTTAGTTGCCATCGCCGACAGACGACTGACCTCAGGCTCCGAAGTTTCGTCGAACCGGAAAATTTCGGTTCATGAAGTCGAGAATCACTCCCTGTTTATCATGACATCGGGCTTGCGTTCCGTACGCGACAAAGCCATTACCTATTTTAAGGAAGTACTGGCAGAACAGGACCGTTCATTCAATAAACTGTATAAAGCCGTTAATGCATTTGGCGAGCAGGTGAAGCGGGTAGCGCTGGAAGATAAAACATCTATCGTTGCCAGCGGTTTAAATTTCAACCTGAACGCCATTGTAGGCGGTCAGTTGGAAGATGATGAAGAACACAAATTGTTTATGCTGTATCCCGAAGGCAACTGGGTTGAAGTTGATCAGGGATCTCCCTTTAAAATAATTGGCAATTCAGGATACGGAAAGCCGTTGCTATTCAGGAATTTATCCTACGAATCCAGTATGGCCGATGCTTTGAAGATTGGCTTTTTAGCCTTCGATGCAACCCGTGTCAGTGCCAATGATGTGGATTACCCGTTAGATGTCGTGATCTATCCGAAAGATAGTTTTCACATGACAGAGTATCGACTTGAAAAAGAAGATATGGACGAAATTTCCCACCAGTGGAGTGCCCTTTTAGGAAACTCAGTGCGCAAAGTACCCACGTATTGGATGGACCCTATTTTTGAGAAAGTAAAAGCTGCCCATAAATGATGTATGATATATCATATATAATGTAGGGTGTATTTACCCATGTGGTAACTCGTACTGTACAGGCGGCACAATCATTTATCATTTACTATGCAGCTTCACGTTCGGCACGAATCCGAATACAGGTACGATTACCCGGTTGCCCTTGGCCCGCAAACGCTCTATCTGTATCCGCGAGCCTATCCCTACCAGCGTCTGCTAAAGTACGAACTGCTGATTGACCCACAACCGGCGCGAATGGTGCGGAATGTTGATGTAGAAGGGAATGTTCAGCAAATGGTTTATTTCAATCGACCAACAAGGCATCTTCGTGTATCTGTCGAAATGGAACTTCAATCCGACGAGTTCAATTCGTTTGACTTTGTTCTGTTTCCATTCGATACCAAACGGGTGCCTTTTCGCTACCCGAAACCGATTCAGGACTTACTTCAACCCTACCTGGAGCAAGTTGGCGTATCAGAGCGGGTAGCTAGCTGGGCCAGGGAGTTAGCGGCCGAAGCCAATTGGAAAACAACCGGATTTCTGATTGCGCTGAATCAGGCCATTCGAAAGTTTACATACGAAATTCGTGAAGTTGGGGCCCCTTTTCCGCCCGAGCAAACGCTGATTTTGCATAAAGGCTCATGCCGCGATTATACTACGCTGTTCATGGCCGCTTGCCGGAGTTTAGGGATAGCCGCCCGTTTTGTCAGCGGCTATTTATTTGGCAATCCGCAGCAGGAACACCAGCTTCATGCGTGGGCCGAGGTTTATTTGCCTGGTGCCGGCTGGCGAGGTTTTGACCCAACAGAGGGTTCTTTGGTCGTGAACCGACATATTTTTCTGACGTCGACGGCAAAACCAGAATTGGCGGCCCCCATTAGTGGTACATTCCGGGGACGAGCCAATTCGTCCTTACAGTCGGAGCTTACCTTTATTTAACATACTTATTAGTTGGTAGAACTTTACAATCGCCGAACAACTTTTGCTTGCCGACTATCGACTATCTTTGCAAACTCATTAAAATTACTTACCAATCCATAACGTGGCATTAATTAAGTCTATTTCCGGGATACGAGGGACGATTGGGGGGCGCAGCGGAAACGGACTGACCCCTTTGGATGTAGTGAAGTTTACGGCCGCCTTTGGACAATGGCTCCGGCTACGTAATCCGGAACGGCAATCGGTTGTGATTGGCCGCGATGGCCGGTTGTCGGGCGAAATGGTCTCAAAACTGGTAGCCGCAACTTTACAGGGACTCGGCCTGACGGTTATTGACCTGGGCCTGTCTACTACACCAACTGTCGAACTGGCCGTTACCGGCGAAGGGGCATCGGGCGGAATTATCCTGACAGCCAGTCATAATCCCATTCAATGGAACGCCCTCAAACTCCTGAATGAAAACGGCGAATTTATCTCAGCGCAGGATGGTGCCGAGGTGCTCGCCATTGCCGAAAATGAATCCTTTGAGTTTGCCGAAATCCGTAAATTAGGAAAATACACAGCCGACGACACCTGGCTAAAAAAACATATCGACCTGATTCTGGCGTTGCCGCTGGTTGATCGGGATGCTATTGCTACTCGTAATTTTCGGGTTGTTGTCGATGCCGTCAACTCGACTGGCGGCATCGCCGTTCCCATGCTACTGGAAGCGCTGGGCGTTGAAAATATTACCAAACTACACTGCGAGCCAACGGGCAACTTCGCCCATAACCCGGAGCCCCTGCCCGAAAACCTGCGCGACATCATTAAAGAAATGGAGAAAGGCAATGCCGATCTGGGCATTGTGGTCGATCCGGATGTTGACAGGCTGGCGCTGATATGTGAAGATGGATCAGCATTTGGCGAGGAATATACGCTGGTAGCCGTTGCCGATTACGTACTCAAGAACGGACCGGCAGGCAATGGAGGCAATACCATTTCCAACATGTCGAGTACGGTTGCGCTGCGGGATGTAACCCGGAAATATGGTGGGCAACATTTTGCTTCGGCTGTTGGCGAAGTTAACGTGGTAGAAATGATGAAGGAAAAAGACGCTGTTATTGGCGGAGAAGGCAACGGCGGTATTATTTACCCCGACCTGCACCACGGCCGTGACGCGCTTGTCGGCATTGCGCTCTTCCTGACGCATCTCGCTAAATCCGGCAAATCGGCCTCAATGCTGCGCCGGACATACCCGAACTATTATATTTCCAAGAACAAGATTGAGTTAACGCCTGATATTGATGTAGATGCCGTACTCGACCGAATTCAGGCTAAATACGCTAAAAACCCAATTAACACCATCGACGGTGTGAAAATTGAGTTTGATAAGGAATGGGTGCATCTGCGAAAGTCAAATACCGAACAAATTATTCGTATTTACTCCGAATCGGACACACTCGCTACTGCCGACCATCTGGCCGGAAAAATTATCAATGATATACGGGAAGTACTCGCCGAAAATAGACAATTGTAAGTAAGCAAGCTTTCTAAAACGACAACGTTCCGGGCCGCTCATTAATGAGCGGCCCTTTGTTTTGCCCATTAGAAACCCCTAAGCTGTGGAATAATCTACTCACCAGAACGAAAGAAAAGTGTACGAAAAAATAATCTAAGCTAGTCAATCCACTAATAACCAATGGATTATTCGCACGAATGTACCTATGGCACAGTTTTTAGACAATATGGGTAAACCCAAAAACGAGATTTAAACAAACACGATTATGAGCTTTATAAGAGGAATACTGGCAGGTTTGGCGATTGGTTATCTAACAGCACCCCGTAGTGGTAAAGAAACCCGCGACAAACTCACAAAAAGCGCGAATGATTTACAGAGCCAGTGGGAAGAAGGCGTATCACAGGTAAAAGCGCAGGTTGATAAGCTGGTCGGTAATGCTGAAGCAAAGGCTAATCAATATGCCGATAAGGCCGAAAATAAGTTCGATCAATATAAAAATGAAGCACAGTCGGCCTATAATAAAGACCGCGCTAAGTCGAGTTATAACGATGCAGTTGATAACACTGCCGACGCAGCGAAGTCGGGTGTAAACAACATTGAGGACGCATTGAAACTGAACTAATCCGGTTCTTTTTCCGAAAAACAGTAAGTAGTATTTACGCACTTGCCCGTTTCTGATTTAACCAGGAACGGGCGAGTGCGTTTTATAGCCTCTATTTTTCTCTACCAATTATCGATTACTTATTATCCATTTACGTATCAGGGCTTGCGTATAAAATGACCTGTTTGCAAGTCAGATTCCGAAACGCCAGCCCCGATAAGACTCGATAGCACAAATAGTTTCCAAAACGTCTAGTTAAATGCCTTTAATCGATTACCCAAATCAATTTTTATGAAAAACTATCGTGCAATCCGTTCTTCGCTGCCCGGTTTCAGATGGCTTGGCCTGGTCGTCCTGTTTTTGTTGTACTCGTTGTATTCTGTGGCACAAAGCAAGCGCGATACCACGAGTTATATTCAAACGCTCGACATCAAAACCGGCAGGATTGATACTGTCTTTAGCACCCGTACCCATTTTGAAGCACCTAACTGGCACCCTGACAACTACCTAATTCTCAACAGCAAAGGCAAAATCTACACCTTGGATTTGGCGTCTAAAA contains:
- a CDS encoding T9SS type A sorting domain-containing protein, with product MSDKLPLWWPKLIIMDNHLPAYHCLFLRFSQLSLLCLFMFAGLPTAAWAIEKTPDQAPAVLTVSVSSATVCAGASTTLTAAGCPANGAVRWSTTQTGATIIVSPVQSTTYTAICEVTGPSAATTTAAGTVQVYKPIVLTPTSLSTSCNGGKDGQVIINALGGTGALQYQFNGQPFQTTNSAFGNLTAGTYTVGVKDALGCTVQSTIDVKQPPALSVSVTPITPKCIGGSDGALFAVASGGVGDYRYILESGLPQVNGTFINLKENTTYTLAVTDKNTCILYKQVPIGAATPFDIKLSMKPTRCVGSADGSVTVSVTGGAGAYQYQIGTGAFQAGTQFTGLAATTYEVTVQDGYGCLGKQTVTVEQPTPLTLSAVSRPVSCSGAASGAITVTPAGGTGAVQYQLTTGQTLQSSAVFTGLSEGDYTVVGTDANGCTGLVSVTVDKAPPLKVQATSIAATCCVCPTGAVKFTTTGGVGTVRQYQVIGQPYQTNSQINGLSPNTYRFRVADEAGCTESLSAIVTNGNAISLSVGTSKNVTCQGGRDGEATVQIAGGTKPFTVYWATERRDTLSALVASQTGLSEGTYTVSVVDSNRCTANALFIPLKSTYPIPSKPTVTQTGSSILLVDPALGIQWYIRTGSDSGKPVPNATGQTIVPFESGQYYVIVTANGCSSPPSDAINFVLTALAEPTALLAVRVVPNPVIDRLRLEIEQAERSAVTVELFDASGRAVMAGQLPAFTGKKQAEWPLTGLAAGNYLLKVNASSRQSTVRVLVE
- a CDS encoding peptidase, which translates into the protein MTYCLGIKVASGLVAIADRRLTSGSEVSSNRKISVHEVENHSLFIMTSGLRSVRDKAITYFKEVLAEQDRSFNKLYKAVNAFGEQVKRVALEDKTSIVASGLNFNLNAIVGGQLEDDEEHKLFMLYPEGNWVEVDQGSPFKIIGNSGYGKPLLFRNLSYESSMADALKIGFLAFDATRVSANDVDYPLDVVIYPKDSFHMTEYRLEKEDMDEISHQWSALLGNSVRKVPTYWMDPIFEKVKAAHK
- a CDS encoding transglutaminase family protein produces the protein MQLHVRHESEYRYDYPVALGPQTLYLYPRAYPYQRLLKYELLIDPQPARMVRNVDVEGNVQQMVYFNRPTRHLRVSVEMELQSDEFNSFDFVLFPFDTKRVPFRYPKPIQDLLQPYLEQVGVSERVASWARELAAEANWKTTGFLIALNQAIRKFTYEIREVGAPFPPEQTLILHKGSCRDYTTLFMAACRSLGIAARFVSGYLFGNPQQEHQLHAWAEVYLPGAGWRGFDPTEGSLVVNRHIFLTSTAKPELAAPISGTFRGRANSSLQSELTFI
- the glmM gene encoding phosphoglucosamine mutase codes for the protein MALIKSISGIRGTIGGRSGNGLTPLDVVKFTAAFGQWLRLRNPERQSVVIGRDGRLSGEMVSKLVAATLQGLGLTVIDLGLSTTPTVELAVTGEGASGGIILTASHNPIQWNALKLLNENGEFISAQDGAEVLAIAENESFEFAEIRKLGKYTADDTWLKKHIDLILALPLVDRDAIATRNFRVVVDAVNSTGGIAVPMLLEALGVENITKLHCEPTGNFAHNPEPLPENLRDIIKEMEKGNADLGIVVDPDVDRLALICEDGSAFGEEYTLVAVADYVLKNGPAGNGGNTISNMSSTVALRDVTRKYGGQHFASAVGEVNVVEMMKEKDAVIGGEGNGGIIYPDLHHGRDALVGIALFLTHLAKSGKSASMLRRTYPNYYISKNKIELTPDIDVDAVLDRIQAKYAKNPINTIDGVKIEFDKEWVHLRKSNTEQIIRIYSESDTLATADHLAGKIINDIREVLAENRQL
- a CDS encoding YtxH domain-containing protein, with translation MSFIRGILAGLAIGYLTAPRSGKETRDKLTKSANDLQSQWEEGVSQVKAQVDKLVGNAEAKANQYADKAENKFDQYKNEAQSAYNKDRAKSSYNDAVDNTADAAKSGVNNIEDALKLN